AAATATCCGCGGAATCAATAAAGTTAATGCCGTCATTATACGCACTGTCTAAAACGATCGCAGCTTTTTCCGGCGAAAGTACATTCATGCGCATGATGCCCAGTGCCACGCTTGAAGCCTGCCAGTTAGAACCGCCTAATCGCACTTGTTTCATGTCTTAAAAACCCCTTTCAATGCAAACTTAACCATCGTGATATCATCTATCACAACCGTAACCGCCTCTAGTTTAGCCCCTAAAGTCCACTTGAGGTCAAGCCATTATTAGAATTTCAATATAACGACTTGTCATCATCTTTTTCGCGCGGTAATTTAAATATATAGTCACTTATTTTTTATCAGCAAAAGTTCCTTATTAGGAGGTTAATTTCATGACTGTTAAAGATAAAGTCGTTGTTATTACCGGTGCATCCAGCGGCATTGGTGCCGCGACCACGCAAGTATTGGCGCAAGCCGGTGCCAAATTGGTGATTGGGGCACGGCGCACGGAGCGGCTCGCCGAATTGGCTAAGCCTTTTGGCGATCAGGTTCATTATCAAGCAACCGATGTCACCGATCAGCAACAAGTTAAAGCCTTAGTTGATTTGGCCATTAACACCTTCGGCCACGTTGATGTGCTGTATAACAACGCCGGCCTCATGCCGCTGTCGGAACTTTCTGAGTTGAAGGTCAACGAATGGGAGCGGATGATCGACGTCAACATCAAAGGCGTCCTTTACGGGATCGCCGCCGTCTTGCCACATATGATCGCTCAGCATAGCGGGCAGATTATTACGACTGATTCGGTTGCCGGCCACATCGTTCATCCCGGCACCGCAGTTTATTCCGGAACCAAGTGGGCCATTCAGGCAATTATGGATGGCTTGCGGCAAGAACAGGCTGCCAACCATATCAAAACCACGATGATCTCCCCAGGTGCTGTTAACACCGAGCTGTTCAGCACCATCAGTGACCCCAAACGACGCGAAGCAGTCGAGTCCGACGAAAAGAATAACGGCCTCAGTCCAACCGATGTCGCCA
Above is a window of Lacticaseibacillus casei DSM 20011 = JCM 1134 = ATCC 393 DNA encoding:
- a CDS encoding SDR family oxidoreductase produces the protein MTVKDKVVVITGASSGIGAATTQVLAQAGAKLVIGARRTERLAELAKPFGDQVHYQATDVTDQQQVKALVDLAINTFGHVDVLYNNAGLMPLSELSELKVNEWERMIDVNIKGVLYGIAAVLPHMIAQHSGQIITTDSVAGHIVHPGTAVYSGTKWAIQAIMDGLRQEQAANHIKTTMISPGAVNTELFSTISDPKRREAVESDEKNNGLSPTDVAKAVLYAIDQPANVAVNEVLMRPVTQQR